The genomic DNA CACCTGAAACCCGTGCACCACGTCGGTCGCCGTGACGTGCAGCGTGATCTTCTGCCCGGCCGGGACGCGCAGGACCGGCGGGTCGAAGGTGAAGGCGCGCGCCACGATGTACGCCTGAAGGCCCTGCGGGGTCTGCACCAGTCCGGGCGTCCCGAACGGCGTGGCCGACAGGCGCGCGGGGTCCAGGCGACCCTCGCGGATGACCGCGCCGTGCCCGCCGCCCACCCCGGCAGTCAGCAGCGGGAAGGTGCCGCCGATCATGCTGCCCAGCACGCCCGTGAACAGCAGGACCGTCATGACGAGCGCGATGCCCAGCCAGATGGTCTCGTAGCGTTCCAGCGTGTGGTGATCCAGGCCGCCTGCCGGTGCTCCGGCCGGGGCTGCGTGGGGTGCTCCGTGGGGTGCTTCCTGGGGTGGGGTCACGTCAGGCCCGTCCGTTCAGGATGCCCAGCACCAGCATCCACAGGGTGCTGATGGCCAGGATCAGCACGCTCACCACGAACAGCGTGCCGGTGGGCGGGGCGGCCTTCGCGGGACGGGACGCCGGGGCCTGGGGGGAGCGGGGGGCGCTCACGCGAGCCCTCCGCCGGCGGTTCCGGCCGTGAGGTCCTCGGGCGCCAGGGTCTCTGGCGCGAGGCTGTCCGGAACGGGGCTGTCCGGCGCGTTGCCGTGCGGGGCCGCGTAGTCGCGCAGCACGTCGCTGACGGTGATCACGCCCATCAGCTGCCCGTACTCGTTCAGGACCGGCAGGGCGCCCACGCGGTGCGTGAGCATGGTCTGCGCGGCGTCGCGGGCCGGGGCGTGCAGGGTGGTGGTCAGGACGCTGCGGCGCATGACGTCCGAGACGTGCAGCGCGGCCAGCCGGGTCGTGGCCTCCCAGGGAGACAGGGTGCTGAGGCGGCTGGGCATCGCCTCGCGCAGGTCGCGGTCCGTGACGATCCCGACCAGTCGGGGGCCGTCCATGACCGGCAGGCGGCGGATTCCGCGTGACCGCATCAGGTGCGCGGCGTCGGCCAGCGGCAGGGTGGGCGGGACGGTCACGGGGGGGGTGCTCATCAGTTCATGTACGCGCATGGGAAACCTCCATGCACCGAGCCTGAAATGAGCGTGTTACGGAGGCATTACGGCCCCCATCCCACCATGATCCCGGCCACCATGATCTGGGCCGCCGTGGTCCGGGCCGCCGTGCTCCGGGTCACAGGGGTCCGGGCGTTACCGGCCGCTCTTCCCTGTCTGCGAATCGACCGGCGACCCGACCGGCTGGAAGGTGGTGTTCACGCAGGGCAACTCGCCGCCTTTCAGGCGTTCGGCGAGGGCCTCGGTGTCGGGCATGGGCGTGTCGCCGATCTCGCGGGTCAGATAGGCGCGGTAACGGCGGTAGTGCTCGGTGGCGGCGTAGCGGCCGCGCGTCATGGCGAGGCAGGCCATCAGGCGCTGGTGGTGGTCCTCGCCGATCAGCGGGTCGGTCGCGGCGGCCCGCACGAGTTCCTGCGCGGCCAGCGGGCACTCGTGCGCGTCGCAGTGCAGGCGCGCCAGGGTCAGGTGCGCGGCGACCAGGGCGGCGCGGTGCGTCTCGCGGGCCTGCTGCACCCACTCGCCGTTCAGGTGCGGCAGGTACTCGCCGTCGGCGGCGGCCAGGGCGCGGCGCAGCCCCTGCTCCTGCTCGCGGGGGGTGGCGTACGCGGCGTTCAGGGCGCCGTGCAGGGCGTGCGTGTCACTGGCGGCCAGCAGGTCCGGGTGCAGCGCGTACCGGCCGCGCACCTCGGTCACGGCGTCCGCGCAGCCCAGCGCGGCCCGCAGGCGGTGCAGCGCCACCCGGAAACGGTTCGCGGCGGCCGGGGTGTCCTCCAGCCCCCACAGGTCACTCAGGAGGTCGTGGCGGTAGCGGCCGTCCGGGTGGGCGTGCAGGTACCACAGGAGTTCCTCGGCGCTGCGGGCGGGCCACACGACGGGCGCGCCGTTCACGAACACGTCCGCCTGCCCCAGCGTGCGCAGCAGCCAGGTGGGCGCAGGAAGGGCGGAAGGCGTCTGGGTCTGGGGTTGGGTCTGGGGTGTCGTCATGCGACCTCCGGGCAACGGGAGAACTGTCCGTATCCTGACAGGTTCCGGCGGGCGGGCGTGTGATCCGCACCCCCCTTGCCCGCCCGGAGCGGTAGTGTGGGGGCACATGAATTTCAATCTGCCAGAGGACCTGCGCGAGGTGCAGGCGACCGTCCGTGACTTCATGCTGTCGCGCGTGGAACCCCGCGCGCACGAGATCGAGGAGAGCAACAGCATTCCCCCGGAACTGCTGCGCGAGGCGGCCGGGCTGGGCCTGTTCGGCCTGAGCATCCCCGAGGAGTACGGCGGGGTCGGCCTGGGCGCGCTGGGCCGCTGCGCCGCCTACGAGGCGCTCGGCATGGGCCACATGGGTTTCGGGGGTGTGATCAGCGCGCACGCCAGCATCGGCACCAGCGGCCTCGTGAAACTGGGCACGCCCGAGCAGAAGGCGCGCTTCCTGCCGCGCATGGCGACCGGCGAGTGCGTCGCAGGCTTCGCCATCACGGAACCCAGTTCCGGCAGCGACGCCGCGAACATCCGCACCCGCGCCGAGAAAAAAGGCGACGTGTACGTCCTGAACGGCACCAAGCACTACATCAGCAACGCGCCCATCGCGGGCCTGCTGACCGTCATCGCCATCACCGACCCCAGCCAGGGCACCAGGGGCATGAGTGCCTTCTTGGTCGAGCCGCAGACCACGCCCGGCGTGACCATCGGCAAGATCGACGAGAAGATGGGCCAGAAAGGCGCCCTGAGCGCCGAAGTCATCTTCCAGGACGCCGAGATCCCGGCCGCGAACCTGCTGGGCCCCGAGCACCTGGGCTACCGCGAGGCGCTGGGCATCCTCACGAACGGCCGCGTCGGCATCGCCGCGCGCAGCACGGGCGCCATGCAGCGCCTGCTGGACCTCTCGGTCGCGCACGCCAGGGCCCGCGAGCAGTTCGGGAAACCCATCGCGGAATTCCAGGCGGTGCAGTTCATGCTGGCCGAGATGGAAATCGCCGTGCAGACCAGCCGCGTCCTGTGGCAGAAAGTCGCGTGGATGGTCGACGAGGGCCAGGACGTGCGCCGCATGGCCAGTGTCGCCAAGTACCACGCCACCGAGGCACTCTCGCAGGTGGCCGACAGGGCCGTGCAGGTCGCGGGCGGCATGGGCTACATGAAAGACAGCCCCGTTGAACGCTACTACCGCGACCAGCGCCTGCTGCGCATC from Deinococcus seoulensis includes the following:
- a CDS encoding cytochrome c oxidase subunit II; the protein is MTPPQEAPHGAPHAAPAGAPAGGLDHHTLERYETIWLGIALVMTVLLFTGVLGSMIGGTFPLLTAGVGGGHGAVIREGRLDPARLSATPFGTPGLVQTPQGLQAYIVARAFTFDPPVLRVPAGQKITLHVTATDVVHGFQVTGTNINAEILPGHVASFEVTFRHLGEQHVICNEYCGAGHQNMITRFIVEEPASASTPAVTPGTTPAKETP
- a CDS encoding AfsR/SARP family transcriptional regulator encodes the protein MTTPQTQPQTQTPSALPAPTWLLRTLGQADVFVNGAPVVWPARSAEELLWYLHAHPDGRYRHDLLSDLWGLEDTPAAANRFRVALHRLRAALGCADAVTEVRGRYALHPDLLAASDTHALHGALNAAYATPREQEQGLRRALAAADGEYLPHLNGEWVQQARETHRAALVAAHLTLARLHCDAHECPLAAQELVRAAATDPLIGEDHHQRLMACLAMTRGRYAATEHYRRYRAYLTREIGDTPMPDTEALAERLKGGELPCVNTTFQPVGSPVDSQTGKSGR
- a CDS encoding CBS domain-containing protein, whose translation is MRVHELMSTPPVTVPPTLPLADAAHLMRSRGIRRLPVMDGPRLVGIVTDRDLREAMPSRLSTLSPWEATTRLAALHVSDVMRRSVLTTTLHAPARDAAQTMLTHRVGALPVLNEYGQLMGVITVSDVLRDYAAPHGNAPDSPVPDSLAPETLAPEDLTAGTAGGGLA
- a CDS encoding acyl-CoA dehydrogenase family protein, with protein sequence MNFNLPEDLREVQATVRDFMLSRVEPRAHEIEESNSIPPELLREAAGLGLFGLSIPEEYGGVGLGALGRCAAYEALGMGHMGFGGVISAHASIGTSGLVKLGTPEQKARFLPRMATGECVAGFAITEPSSGSDAANIRTRAEKKGDVYVLNGTKHYISNAPIAGLLTVIAITDPSQGTRGMSAFLVEPQTTPGVTIGKIDEKMGQKGALSAEVIFQDAEIPAANLLGPEHLGYREALGILTNGRVGIAARSTGAMQRLLDLSVAHARAREQFGKPIAEFQAVQFMLAEMEIAVQTSRVLWQKVAWMVDEGQDVRRMASVAKYHATEALSQVADRAVQVAGGMGYMKDSPVERYYRDQRLLRIYEGTSEIQKIIIAGDLLR